A window of Christiangramia forsetii KT0803 contains these coding sequences:
- a CDS encoding DUF1573 domain-containing protein — MKKLIAIAIFVFVGLASAQAQKTAKIEFKSETIDYGEIMKGSDGVRVFEFTNTGDAPLVIEDVKSSCGCTVPKKPEEPIMPGKTGEIEVKYDTKRVGPIRKTVTVYSNAAEPTKALKIKGLVKDEAGDTK, encoded by the coding sequence ATGAAAAAACTAATTGCAATAGCCATATTCGTTTTTGTAGGACTTGCAAGTGCGCAGGCTCAAAAAACAGCGAAAATCGAATTTAAGTCTGAAACCATTGACTATGGCGAAATAATGAAAGGCAGTGATGGCGTTCGAGTATTCGAATTCACTAATACGGGAGATGCTCCTTTAGTGATTGAAGACGTTAAATCCAGTTGTGGATGTACGGTTCCTAAGAAACCTGAAGAACCAATAATGCCTGGAAAAACGGGTGAAATTGAAGTGAAGTATGACACAAAAAGAGTTGGGCCAATCAGAAAAACCGTAACGGTATATTCAAATGCGGCAGAGCCAACGAAAGCTTTAAAAATTAAAGGTCTTGTAAAAGACGAAGCTGGCGATACTAAATAA
- a CDS encoding zinc-dependent metalloprotease has protein sequence MIKKQSLRLLLLALSLTVSGCAVFQPQKKSKTETAAKDDSKKDENGIKPYNKVITKDAKTDKGLFSVHKVDSKYFYEIPDSLFNREMLTVTRIAKTASGIGFGGGKQNTQVHRWQKKGDKVLLRVVSYEVFAADSLPVHEAVMNSNFEPIIQSFDVKTIGKDSVSKTTVIEVTDLYTKDVQALGLQDGARKNYKISRLDESRSYIDTIRSYPENIEIRHVKTYNAGEPPSNESTGSISMEFSNSMILLPKVPMERRYFDERVGWFTTEQTDYGLEAQKSKTIEYLDRWRLEVKDEDLEKFKNGELVEPKEQIVYYIDRATPDKWVPFIKQGIEDWQVAFEEAGFKNAIIAKDAPTVEEDPDWSPEDVRYSVVRYLASPIPNANGPHVSDPRSGEILESDINWYHNVMTLLRNWFFVQTAAINEDAQGVAFKDEVMGRLIRFVSSHEVGHTLGLPHNMGSSVAYPVEKLRDAEFTQEFGTAPSIMDYARFNYIAQPEDGDVALMPEIGVYDKYAIQWGYRPIPEKEGKEEKEILDEWILEHAGDAKYRFGRQQSGVIDPSSQTEDLGDDAMLASEYGIKNLKRIVPKLIEWTAEDGKDYDDLDDLYGQVLSQYNRYMGHVAANIGGVYEKYKTYDQEGAVYTHVDKDTQERAMSFLQDQLFETPEWMINQEIFNKIEFDGNIERIRGMQQRALNNILDFGRMSRLMENEEINGNEAYSLLNMMTDLRKGIWDEVYSGKRIDRYRRNLQRAYIERMEFLMNEEQDEIPARWRNWVTRSNVNVSQSDIRPVVRGELKTLERQVKNSVYRSGDTLTRYHLQDVLKRIDLILNPIK, from the coding sequence ATGATCAAAAAACAGAGCCTAAGGCTTCTGCTTTTAGCCCTCTCCCTAACGGTTTCAGGCTGCGCAGTTTTTCAGCCTCAGAAAAAATCTAAAACTGAAACTGCTGCAAAAGATGATTCCAAAAAAGATGAAAATGGAATCAAACCTTACAATAAAGTCATCACCAAGGACGCTAAGACCGATAAAGGTCTTTTCAGTGTTCACAAGGTAGACAGCAAATATTTTTACGAAATTCCGGATAGTCTTTTCAATCGCGAAATGTTAACGGTTACCCGTATTGCTAAAACCGCCAGTGGAATAGGTTTTGGTGGTGGAAAGCAAAATACACAGGTACATCGCTGGCAAAAGAAAGGTGATAAAGTATTGCTTAGAGTCGTTTCCTATGAAGTTTTTGCTGCAGATTCCCTACCGGTGCATGAAGCAGTAATGAATTCAAATTTTGAACCTATCATCCAGTCTTTTGATGTAAAGACAATTGGTAAAGATTCGGTAAGCAAAACTACGGTGATAGAAGTTACAGATCTTTACACTAAAGATGTTCAGGCATTAGGTTTACAGGATGGCGCCAGGAAGAATTATAAGATTTCCAGACTTGATGAAAGTCGATCTTATATTGATACCATTAGAAGTTATCCTGAAAATATTGAAATAAGACACGTAAAGACTTATAACGCAGGCGAACCACCATCAAATGAAAGTACGGGTTCAATTTCTATGGAATTCAGTAATTCTATGATCCTTCTTCCAAAAGTTCCTATGGAAAGAAGGTATTTTGATGAGCGTGTAGGCTGGTTCACTACAGAACAAACCGACTATGGTTTAGAAGCACAAAAAAGTAAAACTATCGAATATCTGGATAGATGGAGACTGGAAGTGAAGGATGAGGATTTAGAAAAGTTCAAAAATGGAGAACTTGTAGAGCCTAAAGAACAAATTGTTTACTATATAGACCGTGCAACTCCAGATAAGTGGGTTCCTTTTATAAAGCAGGGGATTGAAGACTGGCAGGTAGCCTTTGAAGAAGCAGGTTTTAAAAATGCAATTATCGCTAAGGACGCTCCAACAGTAGAGGAAGATCCAGACTGGAGTCCGGAAGATGTTAGATATTCTGTGGTTAGATACCTCGCTTCACCAATTCCAAATGCGAACGGCCCTCATGTAAGTGATCCACGTTCCGGAGAGATCCTGGAATCAGATATCAACTGGTATCATAACGTAATGACGCTTCTTAGAAACTGGTTCTTTGTACAGACTGCAGCGATTAACGAAGATGCTCAGGGTGTCGCTTTTAAAGATGAAGTAATGGGAAGGTTAATCCGTTTTGTTTCTTCTCACGAAGTAGGACATACACTGGGATTACCTCATAATATGGGAAGTAGTGTGGCATATCCGGTTGAAAAACTAAGAGATGCCGAATTCACTCAGGAATTTGGTACGGCACCTTCTATTATGGACTATGCAAGATTCAATTATATCGCTCAGCCAGAAGATGGTGATGTAGCTTTAATGCCTGAAATTGGAGTTTATGATAAATATGCAATTCAATGGGGTTATCGTCCTATTCCTGAAAAAGAAGGCAAGGAAGAAAAGGAAATTCTTGATGAATGGATCCTGGAACATGCTGGCGATGCCAAATATCGCTTCGGAAGACAACAAAGTGGGGTAATTGACCCTAGTTCGCAAACCGAAGATCTTGGTGACGATGCCATGCTTGCCAGTGAATATGGAATAAAAAACCTAAAAAGAATTGTTCCTAAATTGATAGAATGGACGGCGGAAGATGGCAAGGATTATGATGATCTTGATGATCTTTATGGGCAGGTGTTATCTCAATACAACAGATACATGGGTCATGTTGCTGCTAATATTGGTGGGGTGTACGAAAAATACAAGACCTACGATCAGGAAGGTGCAGTTTACACGCATGTAGATAAAGACACTCAGGAAAGAGCAATGAGCTTCTTGCAAGATCAGCTTTTTGAAACTCCGGAATGGATGATCAATCAGGAGATTTTCAATAAGATTGAATTCGACGGAAACATAGAGCGTATAAGAGGAATGCAGCAAAGAGCGCTGAATAATATTCTTGATTTCGGAAGAATGTCCAGATTGATGGAGAATGAAGAGATCAACGGAAATGAGGCTTATTCTTTACTGAATATGATGACAGATCTCAGAAAAGGCATCTGGGATGAAGTCTATTCAGGAAAAAGAATAGATCGTTACAGAAGAAATCTTCAGAGAGCATATATTGAAAGAATGGAATTCTTAATGAACGAAGAACAGGATGAAATTCCTGCGAGATGGAGAAACTGGGTCACCAGAAGTAATGTAAATGTTTCTCAAAGTGATATTAGACCAGTTGTAAGAGGTGAATTAAAGACCCTGGAAAGACAAGTGAAAAATTCAGTATATCGTTCCGGAGATACGTTGACCCGTTATCACCTACAAGATGTTCTAAAAAGAATAGATCTTATCCTGAATCCTATAAAATAA
- a CDS encoding pyridoxal phosphate-dependent aminotransferase: MPKISNKGLEMPESPIRKLVPFAEAASKKGRKIYQLNIGQPDIKTPEAALDAVRNHNIEVLSYSHSAGFDSYREKLAGYYQKSSLPVNKEDIIITTGGSEALLFAMGSITDPGDEVIIPEPFYANYNGFATASGVKIRAIQSSIDNNFALPPISEFEKLISEKTKAIVLCNPGNPTGYLYTKDEVQQLADLALKHDLFIISDEVYREFAYEGAEHHSIMSIPELAENAIMVDSVSKRYSMCGARIGCLVSKNTEVIATAMKFAQARLSPPTFAQIASEAALDTPQSYFDDVIEQYTFRRNLLVDGLEKIEGVKVAKPKGAFYCIAELPIEDADDFAKWLLEDFEDDNETIMVAPAAGFYSTPNTGKNQVRIAYVLKKENLERAIEILEKALKQYKLQK; encoded by the coding sequence ATGCCTAAGATCTCTAATAAAGGGCTGGAAATGCCTGAATCTCCAATAAGAAAACTTGTTCCTTTTGCTGAAGCTGCTTCAAAAAAAGGCAGAAAAATTTATCAGTTAAATATTGGTCAACCGGACATTAAAACTCCGGAAGCTGCTTTAGATGCGGTAAGAAATCATAATATTGAAGTGCTTTCTTATAGTCATTCTGCAGGTTTTGACAGCTATAGAGAAAAACTGGCAGGCTATTATCAAAAATCTTCACTTCCGGTAAATAAGGAAGATATTATTATTACAACAGGTGGATCTGAAGCCTTGCTTTTCGCTATGGGAAGTATAACAGATCCCGGCGATGAAGTGATTATACCAGAACCATTTTACGCCAATTATAATGGTTTTGCAACGGCTTCAGGAGTTAAAATAAGAGCTATCCAGTCTAGTATAGATAATAATTTCGCGTTACCTCCAATTTCAGAATTTGAAAAATTAATTTCTGAAAAGACAAAAGCGATCGTGCTATGTAATCCTGGAAATCCTACAGGCTATTTATATACAAAAGACGAAGTACAACAGTTGGCCGATCTTGCTTTGAAGCATGATCTGTTTATAATTTCTGATGAGGTTTACCGAGAGTTTGCCTATGAAGGTGCAGAGCATCACTCCATCATGAGCATCCCTGAACTTGCAGAAAATGCTATTATGGTAGACTCAGTTTCCAAGCGTTATAGTATGTGTGGAGCGAGAATTGGTTGTTTGGTATCTAAAAATACTGAAGTGATCGCAACAGCCATGAAATTTGCTCAGGCAAGATTAAGTCCGCCTACTTTTGCTCAAATTGCCAGTGAAGCTGCGTTGGATACTCCACAATCTTATTTTGACGATGTTATAGAACAATATACCTTCAGAAGAAATCTTCTGGTAGACGGCCTGGAAAAAATAGAAGGAGTGAAGGTGGCTAAGCCAAAAGGAGCTTTTTATTGTATTGCTGAATTACCAATTGAAGACGCAGATGATTTTGCCAAATGGCTTCTGGAAGATTTTGAAGACGATAACGAAACCATAATGGTTGCACCGGCAGCAGGATTTTATTCTACACCAAATACCGGGAAAAATCAGGTGAGAATAGCGTATGTTCTAAAGAAGGAGAATCTTGAAAGAGCTATTGAAATACTTGAAAAAGCATTAAAACAATATAAGCTTCAGAAATAA
- the murB gene encoding UDP-N-acetylmuramate dehydrogenase: MRVLRNFSLKGHNSFGIDVRADKFISIENVDDLRSLLRKSYASELFILGGGSNMLLTGDIHKTVVHIALNGKKIVSETDEEVIIEASAGENWHEFVLWTLEQNYGGLENLSLIPGNVGTAPIQNIGAYGVELKDSFVSCKAMNVQTLEEQTFSLEKCEFSYRNSVFKNQLKGQYIITSVRFRLTKENHQLNVDYGAIRSELEKNAITSPGIQDISNAVIAIRRSKLPDPKEIGNSGSFFKNPIISQDQFKELEEKFPEIPSYKISDNEIKVPAGWLIDQAGFKGYRKGDAGVHKNQALVLVNYGEATGAELLVLSKNIQKKIKDQFNIDLEAEVNII, encoded by the coding sequence ATGCGCGTTTTGCGAAATTTCTCCCTTAAAGGTCATAATAGCTTTGGCATTGATGTTAGAGCAGATAAATTTATATCAATAGAAAATGTTGATGATCTAAGGAGCCTGCTTCGCAAAAGTTATGCATCAGAGCTATTTATTCTTGGAGGAGGCAGTAATATGTTGCTTACCGGGGATATCCATAAAACGGTGGTTCATATCGCTCTAAATGGTAAAAAAATAGTTTCAGAAACAGATGAAGAGGTTATCATTGAAGCCTCTGCCGGGGAAAACTGGCATGAGTTTGTTCTTTGGACGTTGGAACAAAATTATGGCGGACTAGAAAACCTTTCGCTTATTCCTGGAAATGTTGGCACGGCTCCTATTCAAAATATTGGCGCTTACGGGGTAGAACTTAAAGACTCCTTTGTAAGTTGTAAGGCGATGAATGTTCAAACTTTGGAAGAGCAGACATTTAGTCTAGAAAAATGTGAGTTTTCATATCGAAATTCAGTTTTTAAGAACCAACTTAAAGGTCAGTATATTATCACCTCAGTGAGGTTTAGATTAACAAAAGAAAACCATCAACTAAACGTCGATTACGGTGCTATACGATCTGAACTGGAAAAAAATGCCATTACTTCACCCGGGATTCAGGATATCTCAAATGCTGTAATTGCCATAAGAAGATCTAAACTTCCAGATCCAAAAGAAATTGGGAATAGTGGTAGTTTTTTTAAAAATCCTATTATTAGTCAGGATCAGTTTAAGGAGCTGGAAGAAAAGTTTCCTGAAATCCCTTCATACAAAATTTCTGACAACGAAATTAAAGTCCCCGCCGGGTGGTTAATAGATCAGGCAGGATTTAAGGGATATAGAAAAGGAGATGCCGGGGTCCATAAAAATCAGGCATTGGTGCTGGTAAATTATGGAGAAGCTACCGGAGCAGAACTACTGGTGCTCTCCAAAAACATCCAGAAGAAGATCAAAGATCAATTTAATATTGATCTTGAAGCTGAAGTAAATATTATATAG
- a CDS encoding valine--tRNA ligase encodes MAIASQYNAKKVEDKWYDYWMKNNYFHSEVDDREPYTIVIPPPNVTGVLHMGHMLNNTIQDVLVRRARLKGLNACWVPGTDHASIATEAKVVAKLKAEGIDKNDLTREEFLQHAWEWTHKHGGIILQQLKHLGASCDWERTKFTMDDDMSASVIKVFVDLYEKGLVYRGYRMVNWDPQAKTTLSDEEVNYEERNGKLYHLKYKIDGTEDYLTIATTRPETILGDTAICINPNDERFTHLKGKKAIVPICNRTIPIIEDEYVDMEFGTGCLKVTPAHDENDKNLGDKHDLDVIDIFNDDATLNNYGLHYEGKDRFVVRAEIVEELELYGFLDKVEDHINKVGTSERTGAVIEPKLSDQWFLKMKEMAQPAIKAVLGDDINLVPEKFLNTYRHWMENVRDWNISRQLWWGHQIPAYFYGKGKNDFVVAETLNQAVLKAREVTGNAELQASDLTQDKDALDTWFSSWLWPMSVFNGILEPENKEIEYYYPTNDLVTAPEILFFWVARMIMAGYEYRGERPFKNVYLTGIVRDKQRRKMSKSLGNSPDPLGLIEQYGADGVRVGMLLSSPAGNDLMFDEDLCKQGSGFTNKIWNAFRLVKGWEISEKIEQPETAKMAINWYTARFQKTIREIEDHYSKYRISDALMSTYKLIWDDYCSWFLEMVKPGYGEPMDAKTYKAIIAILEENLKILHPFMPFVTEEIWQEITERTPEEALIIAKWPVEKEFDETIIKEFSHAAEVIAGVRKIRKDKNISFKNEIDFSVLNNENTSKTFDGVISKMGNISNLEYVTGSVDGALSFRVRSNEYFIPIAGAIDVEAEKEKIQEELNYTEGFLKSVDKKLSNERFVNNAPEKVVAIEKAKKADAEAKIEALKASLKSLS; translated from the coding sequence ATGGCAATTGCTTCACAATATAATGCGAAAAAAGTAGAGGATAAGTGGTATGACTACTGGATGAAGAACAATTATTTTCATTCAGAAGTTGATGATAGAGAGCCTTATACAATCGTAATTCCGCCGCCAAATGTCACAGGTGTTCTACACATGGGCCACATGTTGAACAATACCATTCAGGATGTATTGGTGCGAAGAGCAAGATTGAAGGGATTAAATGCCTGCTGGGTTCCTGGTACAGATCACGCTTCTATCGCTACGGAAGCAAAAGTAGTTGCTAAACTCAAAGCTGAAGGTATAGATAAGAATGATCTTACCCGTGAGGAATTTTTGCAGCATGCCTGGGAATGGACCCATAAACATGGCGGAATCATTCTACAGCAGTTAAAGCACCTTGGAGCATCTTGTGATTGGGAACGAACCAAATTCACGATGGATGATGATATGTCTGCCTCCGTGATCAAGGTTTTCGTAGATCTTTACGAAAAAGGCCTGGTGTATCGTGGTTACCGAATGGTAAATTGGGATCCACAGGCGAAAACAACACTTTCAGATGAAGAAGTGAATTATGAAGAAAGAAATGGAAAACTTTATCATTTAAAATATAAAATAGACGGGACTGAAGATTACTTAACCATTGCCACTACCAGGCCTGAAACTATTTTAGGAGATACCGCAATTTGCATCAATCCCAATGATGAGAGATTTACACATCTAAAGGGAAAGAAAGCGATAGTTCCTATTTGTAACAGGACGATTCCAATTATCGAAGATGAGTATGTAGATATGGAATTTGGAACCGGTTGTTTAAAAGTGACTCCCGCGCATGATGAAAATGATAAAAACCTTGGAGACAAGCATGATCTTGATGTTATTGATATTTTTAATGACGATGCTACTTTAAATAATTACGGACTTCATTACGAGGGAAAAGATCGATTTGTGGTTCGTGCTGAAATTGTAGAAGAGCTTGAATTATACGGTTTTCTTGATAAAGTAGAAGATCACATAAATAAAGTAGGAACCAGTGAACGTACGGGTGCGGTTATAGAACCTAAGCTTAGCGATCAGTGGTTTTTGAAAATGAAGGAAATGGCGCAGCCTGCAATAAAAGCGGTATTAGGGGATGATATTAATCTTGTTCCTGAAAAATTCCTGAATACCTACCGCCACTGGATGGAGAATGTTCGGGACTGGAATATTTCCCGTCAGCTGTGGTGGGGGCATCAGATTCCCGCTTATTTCTACGGAAAAGGTAAAAATGACTTTGTAGTTGCAGAAACTTTAAATCAGGCTGTTTTAAAAGCTCGTGAGGTAACTGGAAATGCAGAATTGCAGGCTTCAGACCTTACCCAGGATAAAGATGCGCTGGATACCTGGTTTTCTTCATGGTTATGGCCAATGAGTGTTTTCAACGGAATCCTGGAGCCTGAAAATAAAGAAATTGAATATTATTATCCTACCAATGATTTGGTTACTGCACCTGAAATTCTGTTTTTCTGGGTAGCCAGAATGATCATGGCCGGATATGAATACAGAGGAGAGCGACCTTTTAAAAATGTTTATCTAACGGGTATTGTTAGGGATAAGCAAAGACGAAAAATGTCTAAATCCCTTGGTAATTCACCAGACCCACTTGGTTTAATAGAACAATACGGCGCAGATGGTGTGCGTGTAGGCATGTTGTTAAGTTCTCCTGCCGGGAACGATTTGATGTTTGATGAAGATCTCTGTAAGCAAGGTAGTGGCTTCACAAATAAGATCTGGAATGCCTTTCGTTTGGTAAAGGGTTGGGAAATTTCAGAAAAAATTGAGCAGCCGGAAACTGCAAAAATGGCTATTAACTGGTATACAGCCAGGTTTCAGAAAACCATTAGAGAAATAGAAGATCATTATTCTAAATATAGGATCAGTGATGCTCTAATGTCTACTTATAAGTTGATTTGGGATGATTACTGTAGCTGGTTTCTGGAAATGGTAAAACCAGGTTATGGGGAACCAATGGATGCTAAAACTTATAAGGCGATAATTGCTATTCTGGAAGAAAATTTGAAGATTTTGCATCCGTTTATGCCTTTTGTTACCGAAGAGATCTGGCAGGAAATTACTGAACGAACTCCAGAAGAGGCTTTGATTATTGCCAAATGGCCGGTAGAGAAAGAATTTGATGAAACTATTATCAAGGAATTTTCTCATGCAGCTGAAGTAATTGCCGGAGTAAGAAAAATTAGGAAAGACAAGAATATTTCTTTTAAGAATGAAATAGATTTCAGCGTTCTTAATAATGAAAATACTTCCAAAACTTTTGATGGTGTAATTTCAAAAATGGGCAATATCTCTAATTTGGAATATGTAACCGGATCTGTAGATGGAGCACTTTCCTTTAGAGTACGCTCTAATGAATATTTTATTCCTATTGCAGGCGCTATAGATGTAGAAGCGGAAAAAGAAAAAATTCAGGAGGAATTAAATTATACGGAAGGTTTCTTAAAATCTGTAGATAAAAAGCTTTCTAATGAGCGGTTTGTAAACAATGCGCCAGAAAAAGTGGTTGCGATAGAAAAAGCTAAAAAAGCAGATGCAGAGGCTAAGATTGAAGCATTAAAGGCAAGTTTGAAGAGCTTAAGTTAA
- the lipB gene encoding lipoyl(octanoyl) transferase LipB, with protein sequence MNKEVEVRNLGIKDYKETWDYQENIFKETVDLKIKNRREGTEIPTRNYFLFVEHPHVYTLGKSGDAENLLISEKELKAKNATFYKINRGGDITYHGPGQIVGYPILDLDNFFTDIHKYLRLLEEAVILTLSEYGLKSERSPGETGVWLDVGTPFARKICAMGVRASRWVTMHGFALNVNADLGYFDNIIPCGIKGKAVTSLNVELGQKEINLEEVQEKLLKHFQELFQAELKYQ encoded by the coding sequence ATGAACAAGGAAGTTGAAGTAAGAAATTTAGGAATAAAAGATTATAAAGAAACCTGGGATTACCAGGAAAACATTTTCAAAGAAACTGTTGATCTGAAAATTAAAAACAGACGTGAAGGAACCGAAATTCCCACCAGGAACTATTTTCTTTTTGTAGAACATCCTCATGTTTACACCCTTGGAAAAAGTGGCGATGCTGAAAATTTACTTATTTCAGAAAAAGAACTAAAGGCCAAGAATGCCACTTTCTATAAGATAAACAGGGGAGGAGATATTACCTACCACGGCCCGGGACAAATTGTTGGATATCCAATTCTGGATCTGGATAATTTTTTCACAGATATTCATAAATATCTACGCCTGCTTGAAGAAGCAGTGATTTTGACTTTATCTGAATACGGATTAAAATCTGAACGTAGCCCCGGTGAAACAGGAGTCTGGCTGGATGTAGGGACGCCTTTTGCCAGGAAGATTTGTGCTATGGGGGTAAGAGCCAGCAGATGGGTGACCATGCATGGGTTTGCATTGAACGTAAATGCCGATCTTGGCTATTTTGATAATATCATTCCCTGCGGAATTAAAGGAAAAGCAGTTACCTCTTTAAATGTTGAACTGGGACAGAAAGAGATTAACCTTGAGGAAGTCCAGGAAAAGCTGCTGAAGCATTTTCAGGAACTTTTTCAGGCGGAGTTAAAATATCAATAG
- a CDS encoding YqaE/Pmp3 family membrane protein, with amino-acid sequence MSVWRVILSVLFPPLAVYDKGCGSILIVLILTLLGWIPGVIAALIILNNRKS; translated from the coding sequence ATGAGCGTTTGGCGAGTAATATTATCGGTGCTTTTTCCGCCCTTAGCGGTTTATGACAAAGGCTGTGGTTCAATCCTGATCGTTCTCATACTAACCCTATTGGGATGGATTCCGGGGGTGATAGCGGCACTCATCATATTAAATAATCGGAAGTCTTAG
- the lysS gene encoding lysine--tRNA ligase — protein sequence MQQLSEQEQIRRDKLTAIRKAGINPYPADLFPVDHTTTGIKENFEEGKNVVIAGRLMSRRIQGKASFAELQDSKGRIQVYFNRDEICTGEDKSKYNDLYKKLLDIGDFIGIEGELFKTQVGEMTVMVKDFHLLSKALRPLPLPKTDKEGNTHDGFNDPEQRYRQRYADLAVNPKVKEIFVKRTKLFNAMRNFFNEREYFEVETPILQSIPGGAAARPFVTHHNALDIPLYLRIANELYLKRLIVGGFDGVYEFSKNFRNEGMDRTHNPEFTAMEIYVAYKDYNWMMEFTEQLLEHCAEAVNGTTDATFGEHKINFKAPYKRLSMTDAIIEYTGFDITGKSEKELYEAAKGMDIEVDDTMGKGKLIDEIFGEKCEGKFIQPTFITDYPKEMSPLCKEHRDNPELTERFELMVCGKEIANAYSELNDPLDQRERFEEQLKLSEKGDDEAMFIDNDFLRSLEYGMPPTSGLGIGMDRLIMFLTNKQSIQEVLFFPQMKPEKKAVELSEEEKEVFKLLKNDSVHELNDIKEQSGLSNKKWDKAVKGLRKHKMIDVFKEGETLNMKIS from the coding sequence ATGCAGCAGTTATCAGAACAGGAACAAATTAGACGAGATAAATTAACGGCTATAAGAAAAGCCGGTATCAATCCATATCCTGCAGATCTTTTTCCAGTAGACCATACCACTACCGGTATCAAGGAAAATTTTGAAGAAGGTAAGAACGTAGTAATCGCTGGCCGGCTCATGTCCAGAAGGATTCAGGGTAAGGCTTCTTTTGCCGAACTTCAGGATTCCAAAGGAAGAATTCAAGTGTATTTTAACAGAGATGAGATCTGTACCGGAGAAGACAAGTCTAAGTATAACGACCTTTATAAAAAATTGCTGGATATAGGTGATTTTATTGGAATTGAAGGAGAGCTTTTTAAAACTCAGGTTGGAGAGATGACCGTGATGGTAAAAGATTTCCACCTGTTAAGTAAGGCTTTAAGACCACTTCCACTTCCAAAAACTGATAAAGAAGGAAATACGCATGATGGATTTAATGATCCTGAACAAAGATACCGCCAGCGTTACGCTGATCTTGCGGTAAACCCAAAGGTGAAAGAGATTTTTGTGAAGCGCACAAAGCTTTTTAATGCAATGCGAAATTTCTTTAATGAAAGAGAATATTTTGAAGTAGAAACACCAATTCTTCAGTCTATCCCTGGTGGTGCCGCGGCAAGGCCTTTCGTTACTCATCACAATGCGCTGGATATTCCATTATACCTTAGAATTGCGAACGAACTTTATTTAAAAAGATTGATCGTTGGTGGTTTTGATGGTGTTTATGAATTCTCTAAAAACTTCAGAAATGAAGGAATGGACAGGACTCATAATCCTGAATTTACGGCCATGGAAATCTATGTAGCATATAAAGACTACAACTGGATGATGGAGTTCACCGAGCAATTGCTGGAACATTGCGCAGAGGCTGTGAATGGAACTACCGATGCTACTTTTGGAGAACATAAGATAAACTTTAAAGCACCGTATAAGCGTCTTAGTATGACAGATGCTATTATAGAATACACAGGTTTTGATATCACCGGAAAGTCTGAAAAAGAACTTTACGAGGCTGCAAAAGGTATGGATATCGAAGTTGATGATACCATGGGGAAAGGAAAGCTGATCGATGAGATCTTCGGCGAGAAGTGCGAAGGGAAATTTATCCAGCCAACTTTTATTACAGATTATCCTAAAGAAATGAGCCCGTTATGTAAGGAACACAGAGATAACCCTGAACTTACCGAGCGTTTTGAATTGATGGTCTGCGGAAAAGAGATCGCTAATGCTTATTCTGAGCTGAATGATCCTTTGGATCAAAGAGAACGTTTTGAAGAGCAGCTGAAACTTTCAGAAAAAGGCGATGATGAAGCAATGTTCATTGATAACGACTTTCTTCGATCATTGGAATATGGTATGCCGCCAACATCAGGCCTAGGAATTGGAATGGACAGATTGATCATGTTTTTAACGAACAAGCAGTCTATTCAGGAAGTTCTCTTTTTCCCCCAAATGAAACCGGAGAAGAAAGCAGTTGAACTAAGCGAAGAAGAAAAAGAAGTTTTCAAATTACTTAAAAATGATAGCGTTCATGAACTTAATGACATTAAGGAGCAGTCAGGTTTAAGCAATAAAAAATGGGATAAAGCAGTAAAAGGACTTAGAAAACATAAAATGATAGATGTTTTTAAAGAAGGAGAAACATTGAATATGAAGATTTCATAA